One segment of Gemmatimonadota bacterium DNA contains the following:
- a CDS encoding DUF167 domain-containing protein → MPPIDPTPAGIRLTCHVQPRASRTECAGRHGDALKIRLAAPPVDGAANEALLRFLADRLGVSRGAVTLRAGASSRRKVVEVQGVGPETAAARLEVGDG, encoded by the coding sequence ATGCCCCCGATCGATCCCACCCCCGCCGGCATCCGCCTGACCTGTCACGTGCAGCCGCGGGCCTCGCGCACGGAGTGTGCAGGCCGGCACGGCGATGCCCTCAAGATCCGGCTCGCGGCGCCCCCGGTGGACGGCGCGGCCAACGAGGCGCTGCTCCGCTTCCTGGCCGACCGGCTCGGCGTCAGCCGGGGGGCGGTGACCTTGCGCGCGGGGGCGAGCAGCCGGCGCAAGGTGGTCGAGGTGCAGGGGGTGGGACCGGAAACCGCCGCGGCGCGGCTCGAGGTTGGCGATGGGTGA